tatgacagctttgcacactcttataATTTTCTCAACAATCCTGTGGGAAATTAATTTTCTTCAGAAAATGTTTTATTCAGTACAACATAAAAAGGGGGGGTAATTCTGTCCCTGAGTAGTGCTCTGAGTTTGAGCACATAACACAGCTAAAATAATACACTTTAAGCTGAACCTGAATCTGGACATTTACACTCGTTACATTTAACCCTTTGTTTTTGTCAGTTATTCAAGGCAGTGGTGGATAAAGGCAGAGCCATTTCCATCCATCCCAAATGAGATGAAATGTGTGAACAAGGCCTCCATTTAGTAACTGTGGCATCACTGGTCTGCTCAACAACAATAAACAATGCAGTCACAATGTTGCAGTGGCAACAAAAAGGGTACTGATATTCTCTCTGGTAAATGAGACTAAACTGGAGAGGAGGAGACACAAAATTACTCAAGGATATAATATTGCCCACTGTCCACGCCTGCAGCAAGTATGTGAAGCTAGCATCCTAAATGCCAATGTAAATTCTAACAGGTTTACAATCAGATTTTGTATGGGAGAAAGCAAAATTATAAATTTTTGGGATCTTATGACACTTGCAATACAAGAATGAAATAAATGTGATATTACAATACAAGGGCAGTGAGGTATTAATGTGATTCAAGCTGTGTGAAGATACCAAAGACATGACAATCTAGGTTTTTCTAAATCACCTTGTTCTCTGTCCCCAGATTGTGTCTGCTGTGTGGCACGGGGATTATAACTTCTATTGCCAAGACACACACAGTGCAGGAGAAACCGATGCCAAGGTAAAGCAGTCTCATTCTATATCACCCCTCTGTTCACGTTATATAGAATTTAATATAAAACAATCTGTTAGATTCAAAATGTGTATAGTATGTGGGGTGAGAAATGCATTGTCACCAGACACCAGCTTGACTTCACCCTTTCGTTCATTCTTTTTGTGATATTTCCATACCCTTTGGCTCACTACCAGAGATGCAAATAATAGCTTGACGACAAACTTCAAATACAAACTAATTACCAGATCAATATGTACTGAGCTACTTTTATTGATATGTTCTTGTCCTGGTGGCTTCCAATTCTACTGGTACAGTTTACCTCAGCCAGTACCTGCAAATTCTAACAGATAACCAACTGGGCTCAGACATCAGttcgtctagttttgatttactttTGGTtctcaactaacgtgaattcagtGTGAAATCACcaacaaatgtcaccatgtcattggatttaggtcagaagttgggtgaaaaaaatatgtaaagcccttacgttgatgactttttgcaaatccaatcagttttccacatcgATTTAACATCACATAGAttttttgggttgaaatgacatggaaacaaagttgattcaaccagtggtttttgcccagtgggaagccaaagggtcagacagccagtctATTTAATCTGTGCTGCTGTCATCAGTAGTGAAATGTGTGATTGGATTGCAGTTCTACAGCAGGGTTTCTTAAACTATGGGTTGGGACCCAAAGTGGGCGCTGAGTTTGTGGGAGGTGGGTCACGATTTATGAGAATACATATATAATCACACACTATTTCTTCTTAATTTAGGTTGTTGGAAGACGATTTGGGTCACGGGAGGACAGtcaatttctcatttgggtctcgAACTGATAAAGTTTAAGAATCCCTGTTCTACAGTAATTAAAACTTGTAAAAGTGTCTCTGCCGTCACAGCAGTGGATGATCATATTTTTATTTGTGTCCTTAATAGAGATTTCAAGAGCATTTCAGTACAGATGACCATTTTTTGTCCCTCAACACAACTTTTTTGGTCAAATGATTTTCACTGGCCATTCCTCATAGGGTGAAATACAAATCTGGCAATGTATGCATATTGAGTATGTCCTTGCAGGAAAGTGAACTACTAGAAAAAGTATTGTATTGGCTGAAAGCTTGACTCTTATTCTTCGCTTTTTTTCTCATTTCAGATCATAAATGTGCTGTGGTGGTACTACTTCTCCAAGCTCATAGAGTTTATGGATACCTTCTTCTTCATTCTACGGAAGAACAACCATCAGATCACgtttctgcacatctaccaccaTGCTAGCATGCCCAACATCTGGTGGTTCGTCATGAACTGGGTGCCCTGTGGTCACTGTGAGTGTTCTAACACAGTATTTCCCTTCTATCCTCAACACAGTGGAATAAGCAAGTCAGTTTACACAATTAATAATTCAGAACCACTAAAGTCAAATCCACTGAGCTTTAGGTGAACCTTTATACGCAATTCCGGAAATAGGCTTGGACAAGTAGCATATATACAGTGCAtccggaagtattcagaccccttgactttttccacattttgttacattacaggcttattctacaatggattaaaaaatatatatatccttatcaatctacacaaaataccccttAATAAAAAAAGAATACAACATGTTTTATAGAAGTGTTtgcaaatttacataagtattcagaccctttgctatgaaatttgaaattgagctccggtgcatcctgtttccattgatcatccttgagatgtttcaacaacttgattggagtccacctatggtaaattcaattgattggacattatttggaaaggcacacacctgtctatataaggtcccacagttgacaatgcatgtcagagtaaaaaccaagccatgaggttgaaggaattgtccctagagctctgagacaggattgtatcaaggcacagatctgggcaagggtacaaaaaacatttctgcagcattgaaggtccccaagaacatagtggcctccatcattcttaaatggaagaagtttggaaccaccaagactcttcctagagctgtccgcccggctaaactgagcaatcggggcagaagggccttggtcagggaggtgaccaagaacccgatggtaactgacagagttcctatgtggagatgggagaaccttccagaaggacaatcatctcagcagcactccaccaatcaggcttttatggtagggtggccagacggaagccactcctcagtaaaaggaacataacagcccgcttggagtttgccaaaatgcacctaaaaactctcagaccatgagaaacaagattctctggtctgatgaaaccaagatttaactttttggcctgaatgccaagcgtcacgtctggaggaaacccggGCACCAtcactacagtgaagcatggtggtggcagaatcatgctgttgtgatgtttttcagcagcagggactgggagactagtcaggatcaagggaaagatgaatggagcaaagtacagagagatccttggtgaaaacctgctgcagagtgctcaggacctcagactgggccaaaggttcaaatcaaaatcaaatcaaatgttatttgtcacatacacatggttagcagatgttaatgcgagtgtagcaaaatgcttgtgcttctagttccgacaatgcagtaataaccaacaagtaatctaacctaacaattccacaactactaccttatacacacaagtgtaaagggataaagaatatgtacataaagatatatgaatgagtgatggtacagaacggcataggcaagatgcagtagatggtatagtgtacagtctatacatatgagatgagtaatgtagggtatgtaaacatagtggcatagtttaaagtggctagtgatacatgtattacataaagactgttgggtcggtaagcaaattttgtttccaccttctccactactgtcccgtcgatgtggataggggggtgctccatctgctgtttcctgaagtccacaatcatctcctttgttttgttgacgttgagttggttcaccttccaacaggacaacgaccctaagcacacagccaagacaacgcaagagtggcttcggcacatgtctctaaatgtccttgagtggcccagccagagcccggacttgaatctgatcgaacatctctggagagacctgaaaatagctgtgcagcaacgctccccatccaacctgacagggcttgagaggatctgcagagaatgggagaaactccccaaatacaggtgtgccaaacttgtggcgtaatactcaagaagactcaaggctgtaatcgctgccaaaggtgcttcaacaaagtactgagtaaagggtctgaatacttatgtaaatgtgatatttgtttttttaaatttttaataaacttgcaaaaatgtttaaacctgtttttgctttttcattatggggtattgtgtgcagattgatgagggggggaaaaacggtttaataaattttagaataaggctgtaacctaacaaaatgaggaaaaagtcaaggtgtctgaatactttctgaatgtgcTGTACATGGTATATTATTATAAGTAGCCATACAGGTGTCTTTGACTACATGTTTTTCTTGATTTGATTCTGTGATTGAGATACCTTCAAGTGAAGTAGATCCGTTGTTAGAATTAAGTGTGAATTGAACCTACTTTTATTTCAGGACTGCACAGCATGTTTTTGCAGTGATATACTGTACCCTCACCTCGTAATAGCTTTACCCTCTCATTGTGGCACACAGTGTCCTAGAATAGTAATGTATTAATCATCTATGCAAAGAAAGTTAGAAAACAGGCATAAAATGGCAATAATTGTAATTAATTGATGTCTAAAGTAGATTAATTATCTACCCCATAGTCTCTGACACTGCTAATGTAGATTAATCATCTACCCCCTATCTTATGTCTCTGCCTCAGCCTACTTTGGTGCCTCCCTGAACAGCTTCATCCATGTCCTGATGTACTCTTACTATGGGCTCTCTGCTGTCCCGGCCTTGCGGCCCTATCTATGGTGGAAGAAATACATCACACAAGGACAGCTGGTGAGCCTGCATTTCCATATGTATTGTTTAAAACCCTCAGATGGACTTTCACATCCATAGTAATCATCCAGTGTATAGTTCATCCAATCTCAGGGTCTTTGTGAATGTGACAAAGGCCACATGAACCATTGGGCCATTGGTACAGAGTGAAAGTAGCATGTGCATTCTAATCCCTCTTATCTTCTGCACTCTATGCAATGGCAATGTTTTCCGTGGATGGAGCAGTGTTTTAAGTGCACTGAGTTACAGAAATATGTATTTTGGAGATGTTCCAAAACTCTTTGATTATTTCTGCGTGTGTATTTGATATTCACTTAGTTTACAAACGGGTCATTTGAGTTTTGTCTCATTTACTCTCTAGATTCAGTTCTTTTTGACCATGTCCCAGACGACATGTGCAGTCATTTGGCCATGTGGTTTCCCCAGAGGGTGGCTGTATTTCCAGATATTCTATGTCGTCACACTTATTGTCCTTTTCGCAAACTTCTACATTCAGGTGAGCAAATATAAAACCCTTGCATTAATTAGACATACTgtaattattattgttattattattaatgaaTTATGGTGTTATGAAGTATTTTACATTGCCCTGATGGTGACGGGGTTAAATATAACAGTGCATTGTTGTCAGTCATTTTGGGGGGGGTTCAGATTTTTAGCACATCCTAATATATTGACTCCTTCCCTCTGTTTTTAGACTTACAAGAAACACCTTGTTTCACAAAAGAAGGAGTATCATCAGAATGGCTCTGTTGCTTCATTGAATGGCCATGTGAATGGGGTGACACCCACGGAAACCATTACACACAGGAAAGTGAGGGGGGACTGAATCTTGAATACTGTTACAATCCTAACTGTAGGACAtatctactgtatgtaatgtTGCTAGGAGAGATGGGATAATACATTTCTTCATGAGGATTACTAATGAAGAAATGTATTAGAAGAGTCTAAGCTAGTTAATTCACAAAAGACAAGACATGTTTATCTGAAAGAGATTCCTAACATTTTGCACACCGCAACCTGTTATTATTCATATTGAATcaaagttcattagagtttctAAACAAGCATAGCATAGGGAGTACACCACAGCACAGTAACCCCAGAGACCCACTTCCTTTTAATGCTGCACAAGATGTTCAACTTTGTCTGTCTTCAGTGTGGTGGGAACAAAGCTTTAATCAACCTTGACCCATACAGAAATAATAACTTATTTTCTATGTTTTAATTCACAACATATGCACTTGTCTACATGCTTGTCCATgagggaaaaatatatattttggggaTTCTGTTTTGTAAAAGGTACTAtatctgttttttttctctcaatatattttatttgaccaCAAGGTCATACAATCATTTATAAGTATGCAAAAGAGTTGCTTCAAAAAAATGCATTAAAATACATAAGCTGTACAATATCAACATAAATAATTAGATACTGATTTGTGTTCCAAAATGGCTTTGCATACAAGAAAGGAAAGAGAAAAAAACAAACAGGATTGTCACTTATGGCTGAGCATTATTACCTAACATACCAGTAATAGATAGTGATCTTTTTCTTTTTTACACCATGTGTCCGTATCATTCCCACCCTCCCTTCCCAATGTTCCTCAAGGATTTTCTTTTCTTTGTATCCTCTTATTGAGGTTCCCGTTATGAGTATATACACACTAGTACAAATCTAAACTCAGGTACATAATCAATCTGACACCGGTTTCGGTTTCAACAAAAGAAAAATTTGCCATGTCTTATAAAATAAAGTTGTGGATCCACTTTGTGTACATTTCATTTTCTCCAAAGGGAGAATTTGCAACATGCTATTAACCCACTGATTGTAAAATGGTGTGTTTGGCTTTTTCCTGGGGGTCAAAATCAGGTTTCTGGCAATCAGACAGGCATAAACCAAGGCATTTGCTTCCACCTTTGCTATTCCAGAACTACCAACGGTTGTCCCAGATAGATATTAGTGGGTCAGGACTTATAGATACTTGTGTTATATTGGACATTGCATTAGACATAGCATCCCAATAGCCTTTTAGTTTTGGACACTCACACAACCAGAACATATTTTCATGAGTTGCAGAGGTATGTTGGCATTGTTCACATTTGTGGTCAACTTGGGAGTAGAACTTAGACAGCTTGGCATTTGTGTAGTAACTTGTGTGTAACAACATGAGTGGTACATATAGAAGagcttttaaaaaaatatttgttttttccAAACTGTTAATTTGGGGTTCACATAAAAGCTGTGAAacctattgttatttttttttcctTGACATGGGCAAATAACTCGAGCATAGATTGGGAACCTTTTTTCTAATTTGGCACACAAACTATACACCATAAGTAACATGGTGAAAAATAATTGTACTGATTGGCATGAAGGTGGCGCTGTTACAAGCAGTCTCACTTAAACCCTCATATCTGCAGCCCCATATGACATAGAGACCTTGTATCTAGGTGTCTTTCCTCATGCTGAACAAATTTGCCTCAAGGACCCATAAGGTCTGTCAGGATAGATTTTCCAAATGTGGTATGTAGGCCCATGGTACATGTCTGAACTTAGTTTGAGAAAAGCTAAGGGATTGGTTAAGAGAGGAAATCTAATTTTACCTGTCCATTTAAATCCTTTGTAAACCCTCTTCACAATGGACTATCAACTTGAAACTGTTTAGGGTCATCAAAGACGTTACCATGATGAAGCATGTTAAGTTTGGCATTGAAATCTTAAAAAATAAGGAAACGATGAACAATTAACTTTTTGGACTATGCAACGCTAATGCTTAAAATAATCATAAAGAAATCTCATGAACTAAAAGTCATATTCACTCCAAATGTGGTTTTTGGACTCATCACAATAGTCCCTAAAGAGTTGGAGAAAATAGTGTTGATGCATTCCAAGATGGCCACACTATAACAGTAGATGCATATTAGCACATATGCTAAGAAATACTTCAGAAATCTTATTCTCATGAACCATATGACCACATTTGGAACGTAGGCTCATGGTGCATGTCTTAACTTAGCTTGAGAAAAGCTATGGGATTAGTCAAAAGATGGCTGAGTTATTGACAAATCAGATTTTACGTGTCCatttaaccctttacacttgtgggaatcagcctatatggatagggctagattgaaatgtttcttacagaggAAATATGAAAAgtatatgcataaccatggtagaaCTTGAAAGGGTACAGTTTTGAGATTGTGGGAAAATTATTTGACCAAAAAGTGACatcacaacagttcacctgacacaaatATGAATCCAGACATTACACTGTTGACTTTgggcattttacatttactgtactttttgcctcatttgttgataacgaaatcttAAAAAACTCTGAATACGTTCAggaacatgataagaatattactggaaaatgtggggtaggtgcaacataagacaaaacatttttacaagggtttgagtgagagaaCTAACTGGTATCTCCAGGTGGCCACACACCTGTCCAAaatgtgcacagttcctaagtaatttcaatgcacttttatgactcaaagagtCAACAACTATGTGGtgcttttttgagctctcctagctgtgccattGAGGAACTAGGCCAAGctcacttgtagttgttttgtttggaacacaaccatTCAACCCCGCCCTCAGACAATTACTGTTTTTGTATACGTAATCCAAAAACGGTCCATTATAAATCagtctgggtcaggtgggcatcatttggatcctgttctattgccaacatgactagctaagttataaaatatgatATATCAGTGTTATGCTTTCACAAAGAAAATTCAGGGAAACATGCATTTTGATGTGCATAGAAAGGAGACGTGTGCAATCAGGTGTGAGTACCGTGGCAATttttcttcacaatagacaaacggggtaattctgttcagaacaaccaaGGGTATgatgccatgtcatcttgtaactgtacatcaaacatagtgatcataaatattgacactgtatatgacatgagttttattaTACGGAAATATTTCACTTGCTTGTATGACgtcaaagcggtatttattataatcctcaatgtctcagtcctcttaatttacagcattttcCTCACTCAGAATGTATATatttgcaaaagttgcccaattagctggagggatgggggcaacttccATCCCTCGTGTGAGGTGCTCAGAATGGCTGTCCGTCAAAACCAATACAGCGCTGTGAAGCACAGAGCTAGAGCTCTGATGTCATGTaaagcatgttactgtacagccactgcattccaatttaggcatttatcagtgcccaaatctgTAAATCCACTCCACAGTGGCCTATCAAATTGTCATCGCTATAATGGACGTCCCACACTGAATTTGGTGTTGATATCTCAAAAAACAAGGAAACTTTTAACAACTCATTCTTTACATATGTAATGCTAATGCTGAAAATCATCTCCAATCATCTTCTAATGAACCATATGTCAGATTCACTCCATATTTTATATTTAGACTCATGATTGCTCGTAAAGATATTGTTCCTACATGATAGAGTGCTTACTTTGTTATCCAACTAATCTTGtcctttctgtcatcctgtgaaccccatTCATTGCTGCTCACAGTTATATTTTTAATTTAAAATCCTAAATCCTGTTCCTAAGTTTATCTCAATGATTGTAGGCATGGAGTGCCAAAAGTTCATAATTTTGAATACACAGTGGATGGGCAAATTTTGGCGTTGTGTTGAATATGTCACCCAAAATGGTGTGAGATGGTACCTGtgggatatacagtggggagaagtatttaatacactgccgattttgcaggttttcctacttacaaagcatgtagaggtctgtaattttttatcataggtacacttcaactgtgagagacggaatctaaaacaaaaatccagaaaatcacattgtatgatttttaagtaattaatttgcattttattgcatgacataagtatttgatacatcagaaaagcagaacttaatatttggtacagaaacctttgtttgcaattacagagatcatacgtttcctgtagttcttgaccaggtttgcacacactgcagcagggattttggcccactcctccatacagaccttctccagatccttcaggtttcggggctgtcgctgggaaatagggactttcagctccctccaaagattttctattgggttcaggtctggagactggctaggccactccaggaccttgagatgcttcttacggagccactcctagttgccctggctgtgtgtttcgggtcgttgtcatgctggaagacccagccacgacccatcttcaatgctcttactgagggaaggaggttgttggccaagatctcgcaatacatggccctatccatcctcccctcaatacggtgcagtcgtccagtcccctttgcagaaaagcatccccaaagaatgatgtttccacctcccatgcttcacggttgggatggtgttc
This genomic stretch from Salvelinus namaycush isolate Seneca chromosome 4, SaNama_1.0, whole genome shotgun sequence harbors:
- the LOC120046642 gene encoding elongation of very long chain fatty acids protein 5-like, encoding MQHTSQGVDLTKVICSTRPVFLRLFPLTDEATHLCLGTRQPRLRIFQGSEMETFNYKLNMYIDSWMGPRDERVQGWLLLDNYPPTFALTVMYLLIVWMGPKYMRHRQPVSCRGLLLVYNLGLTILSFYMFYEIVSAVWHGDYNFYCQDTHSAGETDAKIINVLWWYYFSKLIEFMDTFFFILRKNNHQITFLHIYHHASMPNIWWFVMNWVPCGHSYFGASLNSFIHVLMYSYYGLSAVPALRPYLWWKKYITQGQLIQFFLTMSQTTCAVIWPCGFPRGWLYFQIFYVVTLIVLFANFYIQTYKKHLVSQKKEYHQNGSVASLNGHVNGVTPTETITHRKVRGD